The Bacteroidota bacterium genome includes the window TGAATTAAAGTTGATTGATTCAATATAAGTGAAAATGATTTACTTTTCACTATAAATAAACTATCTGATTTTCTATAAAATGAGAAATGATTTTGACCACATAAGCTGACTTCTTCACGAAGACAATTTATGTGGTCAAAACAATACCACTTCCAAAAGTCATAATTTGAATAATTTCATGAATTCGGATGACTTTAGCACTTATGTATGATTAAGATAATGAGGTGTTCAATATATCGTGAAAAAAATAGCATTGATATTATATAGAGTTATTAGTCTTACTTATGTAACTTCACCGAAATATTTTATATTAGTATTTATATTTTCAATGTTAAGAGGTATCTCGCCTGTTGCCAGCCTATGGGCCATGCGTGAACTTATTAATACAATAGCAGATTCAACTATATTGCAACAAGCGATGATAACAAAGACCCTTATAATTTTTTTTAGTATAAATTTCATAGTGAGAGTAAACAACTCTCTGGTGAATTATTTTACTCAAAAGCAGCGTTTATTAGTCGAATTTGATACAAGCATCAGTGTTTTAGAGAAATGTGAAAAATTAAATGTAAGCGACTTTGAAAATGGAGAGAAGTATAATGTTATTGCAAAGGGAGAGAACGAAGGCAGGGTTAGAATATATTCAACTTATCAAAATTTACTAGGTTTTGTGACACAAATAGTTTCTTTAACATCAGTAATTTTTGCAATATTAAGCTGGAAATCGTATGTATTCTTACTGGTTTTAATTGTTCCGTTTTTAACAACTGTTCTAAACACTTACATAAACTATAAATATTATGAAATCAGAATGAAAAGAATGCAATTAGCAAGAAAGACTTCTTACATCCGGTATTTATTGACCAATGACTTAGCATGTAAAGAAATTAAAGCATATCAAACGGGAGGATATCTAATTGGTTTATACCATTCTATTAATACAAGAATTTTAAAGCAAGATAACGGAATAAACAAACAAAAAAGCTATGTAGAAATGTTGACTAGTTTTATAGATGAGAGTATTAGCATCTTAGTGCTTTTACAAATTATTAAGATGTCTGTTTTAGGGGTGTTTAAAATTGGAGATACTGTTGCATATTTTGATAGTCTTGGCATTGTACAAGTGAGTGTTACCAATTTATTAAATCTGATTTCGAGTCTTTCAACCGATACATTATATGTCTCTCATTTCTTTGAACTAATTGATATGCAAGTTGAAAATGATACAATGGAAGGGATAAAGATAAACGAAATTGACTCAATTGAGTTTAAGAACGTATCATTCAGCTATCAAGCGAGAAACGAGTTTGTTATACGAAATGTGAGTTTTCAAATAAGACGAGGAGAGTCTATTGTAATAGTTGGAGATAACGGATCAGGTAAGAGCACCCTGGTTAAGTTGATTTGCGGGTTTTATTCAACCTATTATGGTGAGATCTTAATTAATGATATAGAGCTTTCCCTTATTGATAAAAAGTGTTTGAGAAGTCTAATGGGAATTGTGTTTCAAGACTTTAATAAATATGAGTTAACCTTGCGAGAAAATATTGGTTTTGGCTCAGTGGATCAAATTAATGAAGACGATTTAATCTGGGGTACTTTAAAAAAGGTTGAATTAGACCAAAAAGTATTAAAATTTGGTAGTGGACTAGATGCTCAAATGGGGCACTGGTTTAACGGAGAACAACTATCAAAAGGGCAGTGGCAAAGGATAGCATTAGCTCGAGCTTTTATCCAAAACCGTTCGGCTTATATTTTCGATGAACCAACATCATCGCTAGATCCAAATATTGAAAGAGAGATTTACAAGTTGATGAAAAGTCATGGTGAGGGAAAAATTTGTATTTTTGTAACTCATCGATTTGTTAACATTGATGAGTTTAATCCAAGAGTAATGTTGATTTCAAATG containing:
- a CDS encoding ABC transporter ATP-binding protein/permease encodes the protein MKKIALILYRVISLTYVTSPKYFILVFIFSMLRGISPVASLWAMRELINTIADSTILQQAMITKTLIIFFSINFIVRVNNSLVNYFTQKQRLLVEFDTSISVLEKCEKLNVSDFENGEKYNVIAKGENEGRVRIYSTYQNLLGFVTQIVSLTSVIFAILSWKSYVFLLVLIVPFLTTVLNTYINYKYYEIRMKRMQLARKTSYIRYLLTNDLACKEIKAYQTGGYLIGLYHSINTRILKQDNGINKQKSYVEMLTSFIDESISILVLLQIIKMSVLGVFKIGDTVAYFDSLGIVQVSVTNLLNLISSLSTDTLYVSHFFELIDMQVENDTMEGIKINEIDSIEFKNVSFSYQARNEFVIRNVSFQIRRGESIVIVGDNGSGKSTLVKLICGFYSTYYGEILINDIELSLIDKKCLRSLMGIVFQDFNKYELTLRENIGFGSVDQINEDDLIWGTLKKVELDQKVLKFGSGLDAQMGHWFNGEQLSKGQWQRIALARAFIQNRSAYIFDEPTSSLDPNIEREIYKLMKSHGEGKICIFVTHRFVNIDEFNPRVMLISNGIVENDARHSDLIKISIKYNDLLGNYYN